From a single Lolium rigidum isolate FL_2022 chromosome 7, APGP_CSIRO_Lrig_0.1, whole genome shotgun sequence genomic region:
- the LOC124673811 gene encoding nuclear transcription factor Y subunit B-10-like, with the protein MPDSDNDSGGPSNADFSSPKEQDRFLPIANVSRIMKKALPANAKISKDAKETVQECVSEFISFITGEASDKCQREKRKTINGDDLLWAMTTLGFEDYMEPLKLYLHKFRELEGEKAVGVGAAPSPGGSGSQSQQRESTTPRGNGEPGGGYGGMYGGAGGGGMFMMMGQPMYGASPPASGYQHPSHHHQMMTGGQGGYGYGDGGAGGGTSSSSGFGRQDRT; encoded by the coding sequence ATGCCGGACTCGGACAACGACTCCGGCGGTCCGAGCAACGCGGACTTCTCTTCGCCCAAGGAGCAGGACCGGTTCCTGCCGATCGCCAACGTGAGCCGGATCATGAAGAAGGCGCTGCCGGCCAACGCCAAGATCTCCAAGGACGCCAAGGAGACGGTGCAGGAGTGCGTGTCCGAGTTCATCTCCTTCATCACCGGCGAGGCCTCCGACAAGTGCCAGCGCGAGAAGCGCAAGACCATCAACGGCGACGACCTGCTCTGGGCCATGACCACGCTCGGATTCGAGGACTACATGGAGCCGCTCAAGCTCTACCTCCACAAGTTCCGCGAGCTTGAGGGCGAGAAGGCCGTTGGCGTCGGGGCTGCCCCTTCACCAGGCGGCTCCGGCTCGCAGTCGCAGCAGAGGGAGTCCACGACGCCAAGGGGCAATGGTGAAcccggcggcggctacggcggcaTGTACGGCGGCGCCGGGGGCGGCGGCATGTTCATGATGATGGGGCAGCCCATGTACGGCGCCTCTCCGCCGGCATCAGGGTACCAGCATCCGTCGCATCACCACCAGATGATGACGGGAGGGCAAGGTGGATACGGCTACGGCGatggcggtgccggcggcgggacCTCGTCGTCTTCAGGGTTCGGCAGGCAAGACAGGACATGA